A window from uncultured Desulfobacter sp. encodes these proteins:
- the pstB gene encoding phosphate ABC transporter ATP-binding protein PstB, whose translation MKEEQITDHPPKRPGRGPLIERTERTTVGQAAVDNPKMSCQNLAVYYDSRKVISNISLDIGRNEVLAMIGPSGCGKSTFLRCLNRMNDTIEGCQVTGQVIMDGKNIYDSDVDVVPLRAQVGMVFQKPNPFPKSIYNNIAYGARIHGLVQTRDETDELVVGALKRAGLWGEVKDRLKMPGTSLSGGQQQRLCIARAIAVDPEVILMDEPCSSLDPIATAIIEELIDDLKQNYTIAIVTHSMQQASRISQRTAYFHKGDLIEVGPTDQLFLNPLHQLTEDYITGRFE comes from the coding sequence ATGAAAGAGGAACAAATAACCGATCATCCACCCAAAAGGCCCGGGCGAGGTCCGCTGATTGAGCGCACGGAGCGCACAACCGTGGGGCAGGCGGCGGTTGACAATCCTAAAATGAGCTGCCAGAACCTTGCGGTTTATTACGACTCCAGAAAAGTCATCAGCAATATTTCCCTGGACATCGGCCGCAACGAAGTCCTTGCCATGATCGGGCCTTCGGGGTGCGGTAAATCGACTTTTTTGCGCTGTTTGAACCGGATGAACGATACCATCGAAGGATGTCAGGTGACCGGGCAGGTCATCATGGATGGAAAAAATATATATGACAGCGACGTGGATGTGGTGCCGCTAAGGGCCCAGGTGGGAATGGTATTCCAAAAGCCCAATCCTTTTCCCAAATCCATTTACAACAACATTGCCTATGGTGCAAGAATCCACGGCCTTGTCCAGACCCGTGATGAGACCGACGAGCTGGTTGTGGGCGCTTTGAAACGTGCAGGTCTTTGGGGAGAAGTCAAAGATCGGCTGAAGATGCCGGGAACAAGTCTGTCCGGCGGGCAGCAGCAGCGTTTATGCATCGCAAGGGCCATTGCAGTGGATCCGGAGGTGATTCTCATGGATGAACCCTGTTCCTCTCTGGATCCCATTGCGACTGCCATTATCGAAGAACTCATTGATGATCTCAAGCAAAATTACACCATCGCCATTGTGACCCACTCCATGCAGCAGGCATCCCGAATCTCCCAGCGTACCGCCTATTTCCACAAGGGAGATCTCATTGAAGTGGGACCCACGGACCAGTTGTTCTTAAATCCGCTGCACCAGCTCACCGAGGATTATATCACCGGTCGGTTTGAATAG
- a CDS encoding ferritin family protein, giving the protein MNFKSVDEILQFAIDREKDAVDFYASFAQEAPSEALKQTFMDFSKEEQKHVTLLSDISGNKEMIDSYELTTIPDLKISNYMVETEYEKGMPMPEVLKLAMKREEKSVKLYQVLGEKTDNADAKKLFQILVQEESKHKLGLESMYDDYLADNEG; this is encoded by the coding sequence ATGAACTTTAAATCCGTAGATGAGATTCTGCAATTTGCCATTGACAGAGAAAAAGACGCTGTTGATTTTTATGCATCTTTCGCCCAGGAGGCACCCTCTGAAGCATTGAAACAAACGTTCATGGATTTTTCCAAAGAGGAACAAAAACATGTGACGCTGCTTTCCGATATTTCCGGAAACAAGGAGATGATCGACAGTTATGAGCTGACAACAATTCCTGATCTGAAAATAAGCAACTACATGGTCGAGACCGAATACGAAAAAGGCATGCCCATGCCCGAAGTTTTGAAACTGGCCATGAAAAGAGAGGAAAAATCAGTCAAGCTGTATCAGGTACTCGGGGAAAAAACCGATAATGCCGATGCAAAAAAACTGTTTCAGATCCTTGTTCAGGAAGAGTCCAAACATAAACTCGGCCTGGAATCCATGTATGATGATTATCTGGCTGACAACGAAGGATAA
- a CDS encoding exodeoxyribonuclease III — MGNKKQLKLISWNVNGLRAVLKKDFFDSVTAMDPDILMLQETKLQEDQRSDPMIRFGDYESFWNYSAVKKGYSGVVSYTRIPPDAVTTNFGKSEYDGEGRVVRMDFERFVLFNIYFPNGQMNDERLSYKLAFYEWFLDYAQKLRDEGKSIIVTGDFNTAHNEIDLKNPGPNSTRSGFLRIERDVLDKMVDMGYVDTFRHFYPETVKYSWWSYRFNARKNNAGWRIDYFFVTRDLIESGVVKDAFIDNDIFGSDHCPVGLVVDV, encoded by the coding sequence ATGGGAAACAAAAAGCAATTAAAGTTGATTTCTTGGAATGTGAACGGGCTTCGTGCGGTTTTAAAAAAGGATTTTTTCGATTCTGTAACGGCGATGGACCCCGATATTCTTATGCTCCAGGAGACAAAACTTCAGGAGGATCAGCGCAGTGACCCCATGATTCGGTTTGGCGATTATGAGAGTTTTTGGAATTATTCAGCCGTTAAAAAGGGGTACTCCGGTGTTGTCTCTTACACGCGGATTCCTCCTGATGCTGTGACCACCAATTTTGGAAAAAGCGAGTATGACGGTGAAGGTCGTGTCGTTAGAATGGATTTTGAACGGTTTGTTCTGTTTAATATCTATTTTCCCAACGGCCAGATGAACGATGAAAGACTTTCCTATAAATTAGCGTTTTATGAATGGTTCCTTGATTATGCCCAAAAATTAAGAGATGAGGGAAAATCAATCATCGTCACCGGTGATTTTAACACGGCCCACAACGAAATCGATCTGAAAAACCCTGGACCAAACAGTACACGGTCCGGGTTTTTAAGGATTGAGCGGGATGTGCTGGATAAAATGGTGGATATGGGATATGTGGACACCTTTCGACATTTTTACCCTGAAACGGTGAAATATTCGTGGTGGTCCTACCGTTTCAATGCAAGAAAAAATAACGCGGGGTGGCGCATCGATTATTTTTTTGTCACCCGCGATCTCATTGAAAGCGGTGTTGTAAAAGACGCATTTATCGACAATGATATCTTTGGTTCTGATCATTGCCCGGTCGGATTGGTGGTTGACGTGTAA
- a CDS encoding ferredoxin-thioredoxin reductase catalytic domain-containing protein, with protein sequence MNTEQLYEALKKSQEKQGAFFNKDKDLVFELLESLQLNRERYGYMACPCRLACGDREHDKDIICPCEYRKPDMEEFGACYCGLYVSEKVHNLEMVPDFVPERRPVEKIL encoded by the coding sequence ATGAACACAGAACAGCTTTATGAGGCACTCAAAAAATCACAGGAGAAACAGGGCGCATTTTTTAACAAGGATAAGGACCTGGTATTTGAACTGCTCGAAAGTCTTCAGCTCAACAGGGAAAGATACGGTTACATGGCCTGTCCCTGCCGTCTGGCCTGTGGAGACAGAGAGCACGACAAGGACATTATTTGTCCCTGCGAGTACCGTAAGCCGGATATGGAAGAATTCGGGGCCTGTTACTGCGGACTTTATGTATCAGAAAAGGTGCACAACCTTGAGATGGTGCCCGACTTTGTGCCCGAAAGGCGGCCGGTAGAAAAAATACTATAA
- a CDS encoding glutaredoxin family protein produces the protein MDNCIPKLYGLSTCSHCRATRKLFDDYNIKYEYVQVDDLKGDERKEILKEIKELNPRCSFPTIEIDKNTVIVGNKQNDIKKALGINE, from the coding sequence ATGGATAATTGTATCCCCAAACTATACGGATTAAGTACCTGCAGCCACTGCAGAGCAACCAGAAAGCTGTTCGACGACTACAATATTAAATATGAATACGTGCAGGTTGACGACCTTAAGGGGGATGAAAGAAAAGAAATTCTAAAAGAAATAAAAGAATTGAACCCAAGATGCTCTTTTCCCACCATTGAAATAGACAAAAATACCGTAATTGTCGGCAACAAACAAAATGATATTAAAAAAGCATTGGGAATAAACGAATGA
- a CDS encoding desulfoferrodoxin, with translation MAEKMGIYKCQKCGNIVQVLHGEQPPATCCGKPMDRLVANTVDAAKEKHVPVLEKIEGGYKVSVGSVAHPMTKEHYIEWIELVSCDGAYVQRMMLKPDAAPEAVFKCDSDKVEAMAYCNLHGLWKA, from the coding sequence ATGGCTGAAAAAATGGGAATTTATAAGTGTCAAAAATGCGGCAACATTGTTCAGGTTCTTCATGGTGAACAACCGCCGGCAACCTGCTGCGGAAAACCCATGGATCGCCTGGTGGCCAACACAGTTGACGCCGCTAAAGAAAAGCATGTTCCCGTACTTGAGAAAATAGAAGGTGGTTACAAAGTGTCTGTGGGCAGTGTTGCCCATCCCATGACAAAAGAACATTATATTGAATGGATTGAACTTGTATCCTGTGACGGTGCATATGTTCAACGCATGATGCTCAAACCGGATGCGGCCCCCGAAGCGGTTTTTAAATGCGATTCAGACAAAGTTGAAGCCATGGCTTATTGCAATCTTCACGGACTGTGGAAAGCTTAA
- a CDS encoding TIGR01777 family oxidoreductase, translating to MTKNVFTQKTTILAPVSKVFTWHARAGAIDRLTPPWAPLTLVSRKGRGIDKGVEVTFKIKVFGIPMTWKARHIDYKENQMFRDRQLKGPFAEWEHSHLFHEQANDSTVMEDRVKFRLPFGIFSLPFYGYAKKELGRMFAYRHRVLKYDMEHRVDKVPTQRILISGGSGPIGKALVSFLKTCGHDVIRLVRDPFHRSDDTCFWDPYQNVLDMDAIGPVDTVINLNGLDISRGRWTSRQRAKILDSRVIPTRVLVGKMKQMDQPPATFISASAIGFYGDGGADRLTEKSQSKDCFIARVCSQWEAASIGAEKAGIRTVQLRIGVVLTPAGGALERMYLPFLMGLGPRLAHGGQYMSWIGMEDVLGAILHILGNKEIRGPVNLTAPEPVTNGEFTRTFARVLGRRAPFVLPERVVAALWGEMGKETLLASARVMPEKLIQSGYRFLHPKLETALGHVLGRFAANNSDGTK from the coding sequence ATGACTAAAAACGTGTTTACACAAAAAACCACAATTTTGGCCCCGGTTTCCAAGGTCTTTACCTGGCATGCCAGAGCAGGCGCCATTGACCGGCTTACGCCGCCCTGGGCACCGTTGACTTTGGTCTCAAGAAAGGGCAGGGGGATTGATAAAGGCGTTGAAGTTACCTTCAAGATAAAAGTTTTTGGGATTCCCATGACATGGAAGGCCCGGCACATTGATTACAAAGAGAACCAAATGTTTCGGGATCGCCAGCTAAAGGGGCCGTTTGCCGAATGGGAACACAGTCATTTGTTTCATGAACAGGCAAATGATTCGACCGTGATGGAGGATCGGGTTAAATTCCGGCTGCCATTCGGCATTTTCAGCCTTCCTTTTTATGGATATGCCAAAAAGGAGCTTGGACGTATGTTCGCCTATCGGCATCGGGTGCTCAAATATGATATGGAGCACCGGGTGGACAAAGTCCCAACCCAGCGGATATTGATTTCAGGCGGGTCCGGGCCCATTGGAAAGGCTCTGGTCTCTTTTTTGAAAACCTGTGGGCATGATGTGATCCGTCTGGTTCGCGATCCTTTCCACCGGTCGGATGATACGTGCTTTTGGGATCCCTACCAGAATGTTTTGGATATGGATGCCATAGGTCCCGTTGATACTGTTATCAATTTAAACGGATTGGATATTTCGAGGGGAAGATGGACCAGTCGTCAGCGTGCAAAAATTCTGGATTCACGGGTCATTCCCACCCGGGTGCTTGTGGGAAAAATGAAACAGATGGACCAGCCGCCGGCCACGTTCATCTCTGCGTCCGCCATCGGGTTTTATGGGGATGGCGGTGCCGACAGGCTGACTGAAAAAAGCCAAAGCAAGGATTGCTTTATCGCCCGGGTCTGCAGTCAGTGGGAAGCCGCTTCCATCGGTGCCGAAAAAGCAGGTATCCGCACGGTGCAGCTGCGCATCGGGGTGGTCCTGACGCCGGCCGGCGGGGCCCTTGAGCGTATGTATCTGCCTTTTTTAATGGGGTTGGGTCCACGCCTGGCCCATGGTGGGCAGTACATGAGCTGGATCGGTATGGAAGATGTTCTGGGCGCTATTCTTCACATCCTTGGCAACAAGGAAATCCGGGGACCTGTAAATCTCACGGCTCCCGAACCTGTGACCAATGGCGAATTTACCAGAACCTTTGCCCGGGTACTGGGCAGGCGGGCACCCTTTGTGCTGCCCGAGAGGGTGGTTGCGGCCCTTTGGGGGGAGATGGGGAAGGAAACCCTGCTGGCCTCTGCCAGGGTGATGCCTGAAAAATTAATTCAAAGCGGTTATCGTTTTTTGCATCCAAAACTGGAGACGGCCCTGGGCCATGTGCTGGGACGATTTGCCGCAAACAACAGTGACGGAACAAAGTAA
- a CDS encoding DHH family phosphoesterase has protein sequence MISNRERVKQFLSLFSGTCKVLVIINADPDAIGSAMAVKRLLWRRVSEVTITYFNRITRPDNLAMIEYTEAGMVPLANVDKSAFDKFVVVDSQPDHNENFSGIEYDAIIDHHPLSCSDGTFVDIRPEYGACSTLFTEYLRSMNVKPSAKLASALMLGIKTDTANFTRQASSKDIRAFQFLYKYANMNIVTKVERAYMTESDLNFLGNAIKNRTIRDNRAFYHAGIISKPDELVVAADFFLSIAGVNWSVVSGVVEKKLIVILRNDGLRKGAGKTAQEAFSKFGSAGGHKTMARAELDISLIRKEIKRVNQKALTQWVLERITQTAGKKIE, from the coding sequence ATGATCAGTAACCGGGAAAGAGTTAAGCAGTTTCTGTCCCTTTTTTCAGGAACCTGCAAGGTGCTTGTCATCATCAACGCAGATCCTGATGCCATTGGATCGGCCATGGCCGTAAAGCGTCTTTTATGGCGCAGGGTCAGTGAAGTCACCATCACCTATTTTAACCGGATCACCCGGCCGGACAACCTGGCCATGATTGAGTATACCGAAGCCGGTATGGTGCCGTTGGCCAATGTGGACAAGTCCGCGTTTGATAAATTTGTGGTGGTGGATTCCCAGCCCGATCATAATGAAAATTTTTCAGGTATCGAATATGACGCCATTATTGATCACCATCCGTTATCCTGCAGTGACGGCACCTTTGTGGATATCCGGCCTGAATACGGGGCCTGCTCAACTCTGTTCACCGAATACCTGCGAAGCATGAATGTAAAACCGTCGGCAAAATTGGCCTCCGCCTTGATGCTGGGTATAAAAACGGATACAGCCAATTTTACCCGCCAGGCATCATCCAAAGATATCAGGGCGTTTCAGTTTTTGTACAAGTATGCCAACATGAATATTGTCACCAAGGTGGAGCGGGCCTATATGACGGAATCTGACCTGAATTTTTTGGGCAATGCCATCAAAAACAGGACCATCCGGGACAACCGGGCCTTTTATCATGCCGGAATCATATCCAAACCTGATGAACTGGTGGTGGCTGCCGATTTTTTTCTCTCCATTGCCGGGGTCAACTGGAGTGTGGTGTCCGGCGTGGTGGAAAAAAAATTGATTGTGATTTTGCGCAACGATGGGTTGCGCAAAGGTGCCGGTAAGACTGCCCAGGAGGCATTTAGTAAATTCGGATCTGCCGGGGGACACAAAACCATGGCCAGGGCTGAACTGGATATCTCCTTGATCCGCAAAGAGATCAAACGGGTCAACCAGAAGGCCTTGACCCAGTGGGTGCTTGAACGCATTACCCAAACTGCGGGAAAAAAGATCGAATAG
- a CDS encoding rubredoxin: MYDDAPGCDGSPGACRPCDYVYDPAKGDPENGIVPGTAFEDLPEDWNCPVCGDPKCEFKRQA; encoded by the coding sequence GTGTATGATGATGCACCTGGATGTGACGGCAGTCCGGGCGCATGCAGGCCCTGCGATTATGTTTACGACCCGGCAAAAGGCGATCCTGAAAACGGCATTGTTCCGGGTACGGCCTTTGAAGACCTGCCCGAAGACTGGAACTGTCCTGTATGCGGTGATCCCAAATGCGAATTTAAAAGACAGGCTTAG
- a CDS encoding rubredoxin has translation MDKYVCGPCGYVYDPAEGDADGGIDPGTAFADLPEDWVCPVCGASKDEFEKE, from the coding sequence ATGGACAAATATGTATGCGGCCCCTGTGGTTATGTGTATGATCCGGCAGAAGGCGATGCGGACGGCGGTATTGATCCCGGCACAGCATTTGCTGATCTTCCCGAAGATTGGGTCTGTCCTGTCTGCGGCGCATCCAAAGATGAATTTGAAAAAGAATAG
- the cydB gene encoding cytochrome d ubiquinol oxidase subunit II — translation MELQTIWFFLWGLLWAVFFLTDGFDFGIGILYPFAGKTDRDKRVMLNAKGPLWDGNEVWLITAGGVTFAAFPKVYATMFSSLYTPLLLILFALIFRGVAIHFRGKIDSPAWKKIWDTLIFLGSFFPALLFGVAFANIFAGIPFDDQGLYHGNTLKLLNPYGLLGGVLFVLLFMLHGANWMTIKATGELRERFAAIAAKIWLVLVPVAVIFLIASYFFTSLYDNYFKSPALFLVIFVAVAALFAARYFTATKAWFSAWFASALTIMGCTFFGVCGLFPALFPSSMDPAWTLTAFNASSSPLTLKIMLGVVAIFIPLVIAYQTWSYYLFKDPVSDEDLDMDEAY, via the coding sequence ATGGAACTACAAACAATATGGTTTTTTCTATGGGGACTTCTTTGGGCGGTTTTTTTCCTGACCGACGGGTTTGATTTTGGCATCGGCATTCTCTATCCCTTTGCAGGAAAGACCGACCGGGACAAACGGGTCATGCTAAATGCCAAAGGCCCATTATGGGACGGCAATGAAGTGTGGCTGATTACAGCCGGCGGCGTAACTTTTGCAGCCTTTCCCAAGGTATATGCCACCATGTTTTCATCCCTTTACACCCCTTTGCTGCTCATTTTATTTGCATTGATCTTCAGGGGTGTGGCCATCCATTTCAGGGGTAAAATTGACAGTCCCGCCTGGAAAAAAATCTGGGACACCCTGATTTTTCTGGGATCGTTTTTTCCGGCCCTCCTGTTCGGGGTGGCGTTTGCCAATATTTTTGCAGGCATTCCCTTTGACGACCAGGGCCTTTACCACGGCAACACCTTAAAGCTGCTTAACCCTTACGGACTTTTGGGCGGCGTTTTGTTTGTCCTGCTGTTTATGCTCCACGGGGCCAACTGGATGACCATCAAGGCCACCGGGGAGCTGCGGGAACGCTTTGCTGCAATTGCCGCAAAAATCTGGCTGGTGCTTGTACCTGTGGCCGTGATTTTTCTCATTGCCTCATATTTTTTCACCAGCCTCTATGACAATTACTTTAAGTCACCTGCCCTGTTCCTGGTTATTTTTGTGGCTGTGGCAGCCCTGTTTGCCGCCCGGTATTTTACAGCAACAAAGGCGTGGTTCAGCGCCTGGTTTGCATCGGCTCTGACCATTATGGGATGCACTTTTTTCGGCGTCTGCGGCCTGTTTCCAGCCTTGTTTCCTTCAAGCATGGACCCGGCCTGGACCCTAACCGCATTTAATGCCTCTTCAAGCCCTTTGACCCTTAAGATCATGCTGGGCGTGGTAGCGATTTTTATTCCGCTCGTCATTGCATACCAGACCTGGTCTTATTATTTATTCAAGGATCCTGTGTCCGACGAAGATCTGGACATGGACGAAGCATATTAA